The Planococcus versutus genome contains a region encoding:
- a CDS encoding diacylglycerol/lipid kinase family protein, producing the protein MKTVFIINPTAGNGRALKRWHRFRKTISFPFECILTEFPGHATIIAATYSGDCQEVLLIGFGGDGTLREIIVGAAGESRLLIGSIAAGSGNDFARAYGTFKDAQSIEQFLKNPQFKRQDLGDFVNGESYQFVSSSGIGFDAEITIAVNKSILKKKLNLVGFGKMAYYLYVIRTLFTFKKFKLTMTCDADIFVYEDVWLATVSNQPYFGGGMKISPTSKSDDGLLELTVVHGISRLKLLLVFGTVFSGTHTRFNEVSQMSGPEFILTTDKAICRHVDGDDAGMSIPNEKISYRTSFHDWKSVQLN; encoded by the coding sequence CATTTGAGTGCATATTAACGGAATTTCCTGGGCATGCAACAATCATTGCTGCGACATATAGCGGAGACTGTCAAGAGGTCTTGTTGATTGGTTTTGGTGGTGATGGGACCTTGCGTGAAATCATCGTAGGGGCAGCAGGTGAGAGTCGACTCCTGATTGGTTCTATAGCTGCGGGTTCAGGGAATGATTTTGCACGTGCTTACGGTACATTCAAAGACGCACAATCCATTGAGCAGTTTCTAAAAAACCCTCAATTTAAACGACAAGATCTTGGTGATTTTGTCAATGGCGAAAGTTATCAATTTGTCAGTAGCTCAGGGATTGGCTTTGATGCAGAGATTACTATCGCAGTAAATAAATCTATACTCAAGAAAAAATTAAATCTAGTCGGCTTTGGAAAAATGGCTTATTATCTTTATGTAATTAGAACTTTGTTCACGTTTAAGAAATTTAAGTTAACGATGACATGTGATGCGGACATCTTTGTTTATGAAGATGTGTGGCTGGCAACTGTCAGCAATCAGCCGTATTTTGGGGGAGGTATGAAAATTTCACCTACTTCCAAGTCCGATGACGGATTACTGGAATTAACAGTGGTTCATGGAATTTCGCGTTTGAAACTGTTACTGGTTTTTGGTACGGTATTCAGCGGAACACATACGCGTTTTAATGAAGTCAGCCAAATGAGTGGTCCAGAATTTATCCTTACGACTGATAAAGCCATTTGTCGACATGTTGACGGGGATGATGCAGGCATGAGTATTCCAAATGAAAAAATTTCTTATCGTACAAGTTTTCATGACTGGAAATCAGTTCAACTAAATTAG
- the trmB gene encoding tRNA (guanosine(46)-N7)-methyltransferase TrmB, whose translation MRSRFKPWAADLLDTHPEIVIPDPEQQKGNWHEVFGNSYPLHIEAGTGKGRFIIGMAKANPDINYIGIELFDSVIVTALETILEEEDGVPNLRLLKVNAKKIDDYFEKGEVDRLYLNFSDPWPKTRHAKRRLTHESFLKLYETVLPKKGEIHFKTDNRKLFEYSLMSISNYGMLLKEVSLDLHDNEPEWNIMTEYEEKFSKKGQPIYRLEAQFLAE comes from the coding sequence ATGAGATCACGTTTTAAACCATGGGCAGCAGATTTACTGGATACTCATCCAGAAATTGTTATACCGGACCCAGAACAACAAAAAGGAAATTGGCACGAAGTTTTCGGCAATAGCTATCCGCTTCACATCGAAGCAGGCACTGGTAAAGGACGCTTTATTATTGGTATGGCAAAAGCTAATCCTGATATTAATTATATAGGCATTGAACTTTTTGACAGTGTTATTGTTACGGCTCTAGAAACCATTCTTGAAGAAGAAGACGGTGTTCCAAACTTGCGTCTTTTAAAGGTCAATGCCAAAAAAATTGACGATTATTTCGAAAAAGGCGAAGTGGATAGACTGTACTTAAATTTTTCAGATCCTTGGCCAAAAACACGTCACGCAAAGCGTCGTTTGACTCATGAATCGTTTCTTAAGTTATACGAAACCGTATTGCCAAAAAAAGGTGAAATTCACTTTAAAACTGATAATCGAAAACTTTTTGAATATTCGCTCATGAGTATTTCTAATTATGGTATGTTATTAAAAGAGGTATCACTAGATCTTCATGATAATGAACCAGAATGGAACATCATGACAGAATATGAAGAAAAATTCTCGAAAAAAGGTCAGCCGATTTACCGGTTAGAAGCCCAGTTTTTAGCAGAGTAA
- a CDS encoding YtnP family quorum-quenching lactonase, whose amino-acid sequence MQKFQFHEMNLTWLDGGTTFLDGGTMFGVVPKVIWSKRYPSNEKNQIELPTHPILVQFKGHNILIDSGLGDGKLTDRQLRNLGVSEQSRVEQNLAELGLEPEDIDTILMTHLHGDHAAGLTKWQGDELVSTFPNAKIHVSAVEWNEMQNPNIRSRNTYWKENWEPIVGQVETFEGEKTLFDVFTLIHTGGHSDGHSVIKMTSGNETILHMADIMPTHAHQNPLWVLAFDDYPMDSIYAKEKLMKEALENGYYFSFYHDAYYRILKWSMDGKEIVESLVRKEKNL is encoded by the coding sequence ATGCAGAAATTTCAATTTCACGAGATGAACTTAACTTGGCTTGATGGAGGAACAACATTTTTAGATGGAGGTACAATGTTTGGTGTAGTACCGAAAGTCATCTGGTCTAAACGTTACCCTAGCAATGAAAAAAATCAAATCGAGTTGCCAACGCATCCAATATTGGTACAGTTTAAAGGACATAATATCTTAATTGATAGCGGTCTTGGTGATGGCAAACTAACAGATCGTCAATTGCGTAATTTAGGTGTTTCCGAACAGTCACGTGTGGAACAGAACTTGGCAGAACTTGGATTAGAGCCGGAAGATATCGATACGATTTTGATGACTCATCTTCATGGGGACCATGCAGCAGGATTAACCAAGTGGCAAGGTGATGAATTAGTTTCAACTTTTCCAAATGCCAAAATTCATGTGTCCGCAGTTGAATGGAACGAAATGCAAAATCCAAATATCCGGTCACGCAATACATACTGGAAAGAAAACTGGGAACCTATAGTCGGTCAAGTGGAAACATTTGAAGGCGAGAAGACTTTGTTTGATGTCTTTACTTTAATTCACACTGGAGGTCATTCAGATGGTCACAGTGTCATCAAAATGACTAGTGGCAACGAAACCATTTTGCATATGGCAGACATTATGCCAACACATGCTCACCAAAATCCATTATGGGTTTTAGCATTTGATGACTATCCTATGGATTCAATTTATGCAAAAGAAAAGCTAATGAAAGAAGCGTTAGAAAACGGTTACTATTTCAGCTTTTATCATGATGCTTACTACCGTATCTTAAAATGGAGTATGGATGGCAAAGAAATTGTTGAATCACTAGTACGTAAAGAAAAAAATCTATAA
- a CDS encoding PepSY domain-containing protein codes for MRNRDLLIGFATGIAAAYLVTEIYNRSEKLYPADDVLKEVKSAFKDEGPIDGSWIFMKTEPYKQHAVTTEVYKGGITRHKEDELQQFEFLADAYTGAVIEVKQV; via the coding sequence GTGAGAAATCGTGATTTACTTATTGGATTTGCTACAGGAATCGCTGCAGCATATTTAGTAACAGAAATATACAATCGTTCGGAAAAATTATATCCAGCAGATGACGTTTTAAAAGAAGTTAAATCTGCGTTTAAAGACGAAGGACCGATCGATGGTTCATGGATCTTCATGAAAACCGAACCTTACAAGCAACATGCGGTAACGACTGAAGTTTATAAAGGCGGCATCACGCGCCATAAAGAAGATGAATTGCAACAATTTGAATTTTTAGCTGATGCTTATACGGGCGCAGTAATTGAAGTAAAACAAGTATAA
- a CDS encoding M42 family metallopeptidase codes for MNAETREMFKVLTELPGAPGNEHAVRKFMRQELEKYSDRLIQDNLGSVFGVKDGQENGPRIMVAGHMDEVGFMVTHITDNGMLRFQPLGGWWNQVMLATRVDIIAGEKTIPGVIGSIPPHLLSEELRSKPMEIKNMLIDIGADSKEDAAALGVHPGQQIVPFSPFTPMANDKKIMAKAWDNRYGCGLAIELLKELKDEKLPNQLFSGATVMEEVGLRGAQTAASLIQPDLFFALDASPANDATGDKNEFGQLGEGTLLRILDRSMVTHRGMREFILDTAETHKIPYQYFVSQGGTDAGRVHTANEGIPSSVIGICSRYIHTSASIIHTDDYAAAKELLTKLVKATDRTTLDTIKKNV; via the coding sequence ATGAATGCTGAAACTCGTGAAATGTTTAAGGTGTTGACAGAACTACCGGGAGCTCCAGGAAATGAACATGCTGTCCGCAAATTTATGCGACAAGAACTAGAGAAATACTCAGATCGTTTGATCCAAGACAATTTAGGAAGTGTTTTTGGTGTAAAAGATGGTCAAGAAAATGGTCCACGTATTATGGTTGCGGGACATATGGATGAAGTTGGATTTATGGTGACCCACATTACTGATAATGGCATGCTTCGTTTTCAGCCATTAGGCGGATGGTGGAACCAAGTAATGCTAGCAACACGCGTAGACATTATTGCTGGTGAAAAAACAATACCAGGTGTTATCGGTTCGATTCCCCCTCATTTACTGAGCGAAGAATTACGTAGCAAACCAATGGAAATTAAGAATATGTTAATCGATATCGGTGCAGATAGTAAAGAAGATGCAGCGGCACTTGGCGTTCATCCAGGTCAACAAATTGTCCCTTTTAGTCCATTTACACCGATGGCAAATGATAAAAAAATTATGGCAAAAGCTTGGGATAATCGCTATGGTTGTGGCTTAGCGATTGAACTTTTGAAAGAACTTAAAGACGAAAAATTACCGAATCAGTTATTCTCTGGTGCGACAGTTATGGAAGAAGTTGGTTTACGCGGAGCTCAAACAGCAGCTTCTTTGATCCAACCGGATTTGTTCTTTGCGCTAGATGCGAGTCCAGCAAATGATGCCACAGGTGACAAAAATGAATTTGGTCAGCTTGGTGAAGGAACATTATTACGTATTCTTGATCGGAGCATGGTGACCCATCGGGGTATGCGTGAATTTATTCTCGATACCGCTGAAACACATAAAATTCCTTATCAATATTTTGTTTCACAAGGCGGAACAGATGCAGGTCGTGTGCATACAGCCAACGAAGGAATTCCCAGTTCAGTAATTGGAATATGTTCTCGTTATATTCATACATCCGCGTCAATTATTCACACAGATGATTACGCAGCAGCGAAAGAATTACTAACAAAGCTTGTAAAAGCGACAGATCGGACAACACTTGACACAATCAAAAAAAATGTTTAA
- a CDS encoding DUF84 family protein, with the protein MKKIRAAIASKNPAKINAVSSVLKNIEWSVDLAAVDSDSEVSAQPFSQQETRQGAINRSKNALGNFDIAIGLEGGVYELEGMLYLCNWGALATQEGQLYTAAGAQIPLPEEIAIELRAGIELGSIMDDYANESGIRQHKGAVGVFTSGLVNRGEMFSHIVKLLIGQYQRDSD; encoded by the coding sequence ATGAAAAAAATACGTGCAGCAATTGCATCTAAAAATCCTGCAAAGATCAATGCCGTATCAAGCGTTTTGAAAAACATAGAATGGTCAGTTGATTTAGCGGCAGTAGACTCAGATTCAGAAGTATCTGCACAACCATTCTCCCAACAAGAAACACGTCAAGGCGCGATCAATCGATCAAAAAACGCGCTTGGAAACTTTGACATTGCCATCGGATTAGAAGGTGGTGTTTATGAATTGGAAGGTATGCTATATTTATGTAACTGGGGCGCATTAGCAACGCAAGAAGGACAATTGTATACAGCGGCTGGCGCTCAGATTCCTTTGCCAGAGGAAATTGCAATAGAACTTCGAGCGGGAATAGAGCTTGGATCCATTATGGATGACTATGCCAATGAAAGTGGAATCCGTCAGCATAAAGGAGCTGTTGGTGTTTTTACGAGTGGTCTAGTAAATCGTGGAGAAATGTTTAGTCATATTGTGAAATTATTAATTGGGCAGTATCAACGTGACAGCGATTAA
- a CDS encoding thioredoxin family protein: protein MRNLQSTEEFHALTKEPAIIFMFTADWCPDCRIIDPVLPKIQKKFANYTFVSVDRDQFIDLCIELDIYGIPSFLAYVNGQEAGRYVSKDRKTQTEIEEFISKLSQ from the coding sequence ATGAGAAACCTACAATCGACTGAAGAATTTCATGCATTAACAAAAGAGCCGGCTATAATTTTTATGTTCACAGCAGACTGGTGTCCAGATTGTCGTATTATCGATCCAGTCTTACCTAAAATTCAAAAGAAATTTGCAAATTATACATTTGTTTCGGTAGATCGTGATCAGTTTATTGATCTATGCATTGAACTGGATATCTACGGTATTCCCAGTTTTTTAGCGTACGTAAATGGTCAAGAAGCAGGTCGCTATGTGAGTAAAGACCGCAAAACACAAACAGAAATCGAAGAGTTTATTTCGAAATTGTCACAATAA
- a CDS encoding DUF1444 family protein, whose protein sequence is MKSTELFNILRERMPSRQLEWRFDREKDVANIQHTELGKGMSISLPQVINRFEAKGDAAIQEIVYTITETFEAMEKEAKGEMKSTEHIFPVIRSTSFPTESNEGHKFITADHTAETRIYFALDAGTTYRLIDENVVNSLSLTEEQIKEIAKFQVRKLKTAVKEDHVAGNVFYFLNENDGYDASRILNESFLKEMKLKITGDMTVSVPHQDVLIIGDIRNETGYDVLAQMAMHFFTNGKVPITSLSFIYENEELEPIFIMAKNRPNEENDKK, encoded by the coding sequence ATGAAATCCACAGAACTTTTTAATATCTTAAGAGAGCGTATGCCAAGTCGCCAATTAGAGTGGCGTTTTGATCGTGAAAAAGATGTTGCGAATATCCAACATACAGAATTGGGCAAAGGGATGAGCATTTCGTTGCCACAAGTCATTAACCGTTTTGAAGCAAAAGGGGACGCAGCGATTCAAGAAATTGTCTATACCATCACTGAAACATTCGAAGCAATGGAAAAAGAAGCAAAAGGTGAAATGAAATCAACGGAGCATATCTTTCCGGTGATTCGCTCAACGTCATTTCCGACTGAATCGAATGAAGGACATAAATTTATTACAGCAGATCATACGGCAGAAACACGCATTTATTTTGCGTTGGATGCTGGGACTACCTATCGCTTAATTGATGAAAATGTGGTAAATTCATTAAGTCTGACAGAAGAGCAGATTAAAGAAATAGCGAAGTTTCAAGTGAGAAAACTGAAAACCGCTGTAAAAGAAGACCATGTTGCAGGAAATGTCTTTTATTTTCTAAATGAAAACGATGGATACGATGCTTCACGAATTTTAAATGAATCTTTTTTAAAAGAAATGAAATTAAAAATAACAGGAGATATGACCGTATCTGTCCCTCACCAAGACGTATTGATTATTGGTGATATCCGAAATGAAACGGGATACGATGTGCTCGCGCAAATGGCTATGCATTTCTTTACGAATGGCAAAGTGCCGATCACTTCCTTATCGTTCATTTATGAAAATGAGGAACTAGAGCCAATTTTCATCATGGCGAAAAATAGACCTAATGAGGAGAACGATAAAAAATGA
- the ytpR gene encoding YtpR family tRNA-binding protein: MNIFYNKQGIGDVLLVQLQTETPEKIHPEQFGDVTLIKDGAGEIAGFNLFNASSYAEISGNKQVEVTEELVTVIQHALAKNNIDFVLEVDFSPKFVVGYVEAKEKHPNADKLNVCQVALGDEHLQIVCGAPNVEQGQKVVIARVGAVMPSGMIIRDAELRGVASSGMICSAKELALPDAPEAKGILVLPEDAEIGSAFEVKA; encoded by the coding sequence ATGAATATCTTTTATAACAAACAAGGAATTGGCGACGTGTTGCTCGTCCAACTGCAAACAGAAACGCCAGAAAAAATTCACCCTGAACAATTTGGAGATGTCACATTAATTAAAGATGGTGCAGGTGAAATTGCTGGATTTAATTTATTTAATGCTTCGAGCTATGCGGAAATATCCGGAAATAAGCAAGTAGAAGTAACAGAAGAACTAGTTACAGTTATTCAACATGCGTTAGCCAAAAATAACATCGATTTTGTTCTTGAAGTGGATTTTTCACCTAAATTTGTTGTGGGCTATGTAGAAGCAAAAGAAAAGCATCCAAATGCTGACAAACTGAATGTTTGTCAAGTAGCTCTAGGCGACGAGCACTTGCAGATTGTTTGTGGTGCGCCAAACGTAGAACAAGGTCAGAAGGTTGTCATAGCAAGAGTAGGAGCTGTTATGCCTTCTGGCATGATTATTCGCGATGCGGAACTTCGGGGAGTGGCATCGTCTGGAATGATTTGTTCAGCAAAAGAATTAGCTTTGCCAGATGCACCTGAGGCAAAAGGCATTCTTGTCTTGCCTGAAGATGCAGAAATCGGCTCTGCTTTTGAAGTGAAGGCGTAA
- a CDS encoding DNA translocase FtsK, which translates to MSWIKNVWNRMFTEADDVEENNEDVIYETAPTEKKEKAPFRFPLIPDEEKDEFIKDVRRSEPSSKMPIFDEQEREVLRKKAFQSAQGPLMGPIEAPIRPSKKRKVIETPAVNVRRFEPSRSVSPVHGYNVSRPEPIQKKVEEQRESKLDREMYDEAIQEKARAGFHKPRTTVEHKIRSSDKKEAGQQSNTEIKSVTPETKVVSNTESFVIEAREREAKTSSLKEEAQEKTTDLQTTSPEIELVSIDDAVVESELNVHQELDMELITEKEIEIQPELELEPEIQQESEIDPVTVQESNLTQEPEIEVQVKSIIKPEVVKKREKTVPFNVLMLKSDKELLTKKTQSSAQVNDEKPARQELQAEKKTINTVEQPAHSLNSVSESQAKAYRFPLPSYLMAPENDRKDEEWMAEQGERLIEALSHFQIKAEILSTVQGPAVTQFELKVAQGVKVSKIRNLADDLKLALAARDIRIQAPIPGKSSIGIEIPNRTSRAVRISEIIESSVFEESDSPLEAALGLDLTGKPVTLDLRKMPHGLIAGATGSGKSVCINSILVSLLYKSSPRDLKLLLIDPKMVELAPYNHIPHLVSPVITDVKAATASLKWAVEEMERRYQLFAHSGVRDISRYNKLVKEKGNYAQHLPYILIVIDELADLMMMSPSDVEDSICRIAQKARACGIHLVIATQRPSVDVITGLIKSNIPTRIAFSVSSQVDSRTILDSQGAERLLGRGDMLYLGNGMSAPSRLQGTFVTDDEIEKVIEHVRSQGEPEYFFKEEELIKRSESPSEQDDLFEEVCRFIMVQGSASTSLLQRKFHIGYNRAARLMDLIEQHGFISEQNGSKARTVLITENDIEEVFS; encoded by the coding sequence ATGAGCTGGATTAAAAACGTATGGAATCGTATGTTTACTGAAGCAGATGACGTAGAGGAAAACAATGAAGACGTCATCTATGAAACGGCCCCGACCGAAAAAAAAGAAAAAGCACCATTTCGTTTCCCACTTATTCCAGATGAAGAAAAAGATGAGTTCATTAAAGATGTGAGACGCTCTGAACCAAGTTCGAAAATGCCGATATTTGATGAGCAAGAAAGAGAAGTTTTACGAAAAAAAGCATTTCAGTCGGCACAAGGACCTCTAATGGGACCAATAGAAGCACCAATTCGTCCATCAAAAAAACGTAAAGTGATTGAAACGCCTGCTGTTAATGTGCGTCGTTTTGAACCAAGTCGTTCAGTGTCACCGGTTCACGGTTATAATGTGTCGCGACCAGAACCGATTCAAAAAAAGGTTGAAGAGCAACGTGAAAGTAAGTTAGATCGTGAAATGTATGATGAAGCTATTCAAGAAAAAGCAAGAGCTGGATTCCACAAACCACGAACAACAGTTGAACATAAAATTCGTTCTTCTGACAAAAAAGAAGCAGGGCAGCAGTCGAATACAGAGATTAAGTCAGTAACACCAGAAACGAAAGTGGTGTCGAATACAGAATCATTTGTGATAGAAGCACGTGAGCGGGAAGCAAAGACTTCGTCATTGAAAGAAGAGGCTCAAGAAAAAACAACGGATCTACAAACAACATCTCCAGAAATTGAATTGGTTTCAATAGATGACGCAGTCGTAGAGTCAGAATTAAATGTACATCAAGAACTAGATATGGAACTGATAACAGAGAAAGAGATAGAAATACAACCAGAGCTCGAATTAGAACCAGAAATACAACAAGAATCGGAAATAGACCCGGTAACAGTTCAGGAATCAAACCTGACACAAGAACCAGAGATAGAAGTGCAAGTAAAATCTATCATTAAGCCAGAAGTTGTAAAAAAACGTGAAAAAACAGTGCCTTTTAATGTGTTAATGCTTAAATCAGATAAAGAATTGTTAACTAAAAAAACCCAGTCTAGTGCACAAGTAAATGATGAAAAACCTGCACGGCAAGAGTTACAAGCGGAAAAAAAAACGATAAATACAGTTGAACAACCAGCACATTCACTGAATTCAGTATCAGAAAGTCAAGCAAAAGCCTATCGTTTTCCGTTACCAAGTTATTTGATGGCTCCAGAAAACGACCGGAAAGACGAAGAATGGATGGCAGAACAAGGCGAGCGATTAATCGAAGCGCTATCACACTTCCAAATTAAAGCTGAAATTTTGAGTACTGTTCAAGGACCTGCTGTGACACAATTTGAGTTAAAAGTTGCACAAGGCGTTAAAGTTAGTAAAATTCGCAACCTTGCAGATGATTTGAAATTAGCATTGGCAGCACGTGATATTCGGATTCAAGCACCAATTCCAGGCAAGAGCTCAATCGGTATTGAAATTCCGAATCGCACAAGTCGTGCTGTGCGTATTTCTGAGATTATTGAAAGTTCCGTATTTGAAGAATCAGATTCACCACTTGAAGCAGCACTAGGTCTAGATTTAACAGGAAAGCCTGTCACGTTAGATCTGCGCAAAATGCCACATGGTTTGATTGCTGGAGCTACTGGATCGGGAAAATCTGTTTGTATTAATTCGATATTAGTTAGTTTATTGTATAAATCGTCACCACGTGATTTGAAGTTGTTGTTAATCGATCCTAAAATGGTTGAACTGGCACCATACAACCATATTCCACATCTTGTCAGTCCGGTTATTACGGATGTTAAAGCTGCTACGGCTTCGTTAAAGTGGGCAGTAGAGGAAATGGAACGTCGTTATCAATTATTTGCACATAGCGGTGTTCGAGACATTAGTCGATACAATAAATTAGTAAAAGAAAAAGGAAATTATGCACAACATCTTCCATATATTTTAATTGTGATCGACGAGCTTGCTGATTTAATGATGATGTCACCATCTGACGTTGAAGACTCCATTTGCCGGATAGCTCAAAAAGCACGTGCATGTGGAATTCATTTAGTGATAGCCACTCAACGACCTTCTGTTGATGTCATCACTGGATTGATTAAATCCAATATCCCTACTCGTATTGCATTTTCTGTCTCTTCTCAAGTAGATAGCCGAACTATTCTAGATTCTCAGGGAGCAGAGCGACTACTTGGAAGAGGGGACATGTTGTATCTTGGAAATGGCATGTCTGCACCTAGCCGTTTACAAGGAACGTTTGTTACAGATGATGAAATTGAAAAAGTAATAGAGCATGTTCGATCGCAAGGAGAACCAGAGTACTTTTTTAAAGAAGAAGAATTGATTAAACGCAGTGAGTCTCCTTCTGAACAAGATGATTTATTTGAAGAAGTTTGTCGATTTATCATGGTGCAAGGAAGTGCTTCAACATCGCTCTTACAGCGGAAATTTCACATTGGTTATAACCGTGCAGCGCGATTGATGGACTTGATTGAACAGCATGGCTTTATCTCTGAACAAAATGGAAGCAAAGCCCGCACAGTTTTAATTACAGAAAATGATATTGAAGAAGTTTTTAGTTAA
- a CDS encoding DUF948 domain-containing protein: MDWQILLYIAAIVAAVGFLILCVALAVTLNSLKNTLKEVSGTVSGLENQLQGVTLETTNLLHKTNELAEDIQVKSEKLNGVVDAVKGVGNSVTDLNSTVRHITSRVGVQVEQNEDKIAQVVQWGNVFMGIRDKWTERKIYEARANATQTPVPGQKKLPHSGQY; encoded by the coding sequence ATGGATTGGCAAATTTTGCTTTACATTGCCGCGATCGTAGCCGCAGTTGGATTCTTAATTCTATGCGTAGCGTTGGCAGTGACATTAAATTCGTTGAAAAACACATTAAAGGAAGTTTCAGGTACTGTTTCGGGTCTTGAAAATCAATTGCAAGGAGTAACGTTGGAAACAACAAATTTGTTACACAAAACAAATGAGCTTGCTGAAGACATTCAAGTAAAATCAGAAAAACTAAATGGTGTAGTTGATGCTGTTAAAGGTGTCGGCAACTCAGTAACTGATTTGAATTCTACAGTTCGCCACATTACGTCAAGAGTTGGGGTACAAGTAGAACAAAATGAAGATAAGATTGCACAAGTAGTTCAGTGGGGTAACGTATTTATGGGCATTCGTGATAAATGGACTGAGCGTAAAATTTATGAAGCTCGTGCAAATGCTACTCAAACTCCTGTTCCAGGACAGAAAAAACTACCACATAGCGGGCAATACTAA
- a CDS encoding YtxH domain-containing protein, translated as MSKNKNYYSQSDQNDFYTQGGQYKDNNSRSYQQSDYVPQSYGASNRYDDLYDYEESNGGSSFLVGILVGGVIGAAAALFLAPKSGKEFQADLKTQATSLKEKAAQQSDADGDDSGGFAQQLKEQSTKVVDKVKSMKAGSSPMDDGTASSEGEESIDIHSTVQNTPSLTDTKNSDAFTSTANALKEAVEEVKEEKKSTSSSSVVNNTSSNNNSNTANASKGPNTTSSNNNSNKSSSTGSNTTTSNSSNNKNKSSSNSSNNNYNKKN; from the coding sequence ATGAGCAAAAATAAGAACTATTACTCACAATCCGATCAAAATGATTTTTACACACAAGGTGGACAATATAAAGACAATAACAGCAGAAGCTATCAACAAAGCGACTATGTACCTCAGTCATACGGAGCTTCAAATCGCTACGATGACCTTTACGATTACGAGGAGTCAAACGGCGGATCAAGTTTCTTGGTCGGCATTTTAGTAGGTGGCGTTATTGGCGCAGCAGCAGCACTATTTTTAGCTCCTAAATCAGGTAAAGAATTCCAAGCTGATCTTAAAACTCAAGCTACTTCATTAAAGGAAAAAGCTGCTCAACAATCAGATGCTGATGGCGATGATTCGGGTGGTTTTGCACAACAATTGAAAGAGCAGTCAACAAAAGTAGTCGATAAAGTAAAAAGCATGAAGGCTGGCAGTTCACCAATGGACGATGGCACAGCTTCATCTGAAGGTGAAGAGTCTATCGATATTCATTCGACAGTTCAAAACACACCGAGTCTAACAGATACTAAAAATTCAGATGCTTTTACGTCTACGGCTAATGCTTTAAAAGAAGCTGTTGAAGAAGTTAAAGAAGAAAAAAAATCAACGTCAAGCTCATCAGTAGTAAACAATACATCTAGCAACAACAATAGTAATACTGCAAATGCCAGCAAAGGTCCAAACACGACTAGCAGCAACAATAACAGTAATAAATCGTCATCAACTGGCTCAAATACAACTACTAGCAACAGCAGTAACAACAAAAACAAGTCATCTTCAAATTCATCAAACAACAACTATAATAAAAAGAATTAA
- the ytxJ gene encoding bacillithiol system redox-active protein YtxJ, with translation MKNLTHVDSMDSLKQAVAHNQHYWLFKHSSTCPVSANAWDEYNEYASLHSNQIFLYLVVQEDPDFSKAIEEITGVKHESPQLFHFTSQTVDWHASHDDIKSKSMKEFIF, from the coding sequence ATGAAGAACTTAACGCATGTAGACAGTATGGATAGTTTAAAGCAGGCAGTAGCACATAATCAGCATTACTGGCTTTTTAAACATAGCAGTACATGCCCCGTATCCGCTAATGCTTGGGATGAATACAATGAGTATGCTTCGTTGCACTCAAATCAAATTTTCTTATACCTTGTTGTGCAGGAAGATCCTGATTTTTCTAAAGCGATTGAAGAAATCACTGGAGTTAAACACGAGTCGCCTCAATTGTTTCATTTTACAAGTCAAACAGTGGACTGGCATGCTTCCCATGACGATATTAAAAGTAAATCAATGAAAGAATTTATTTTTTGA